The following is a genomic window from Amycolatopsis cihanbeyliensis.
TCGTCGAGCCGGCAGCCGAGCTCACGAAGGACGAGGTGGCCAGGTACAGCAGGCACCTCATCATCCCGGACGTCGGGATGGAAGGGCAGAAACGGCTGAAGAACGCGAAAGTCCTGGTCATCGGAGCCGGTGGGCTCGGCAGCCCGGCGCTGCTCTACCTGGCCGCCGCCGGGGTCGGCACCCTCGGGGTGGTCGACTTCGACGTGGTGGACGAGTCCAACCTGCAGCGCCAGGTGATCCACGGCCAGTCCGATATCGACAAGCCGAAGGCGGAGTCGGCGCGGGAGTCGGTTGCCGAGGTCAACCCTTTCGTCCAGGTCCGGCTGCACACCGAGCAGCTGACCAGCGAGAACGCCTTGGACATCTTCCGTGACTACGACCTGATCCTGGACGGCACGGACAACTTCGCCACCCGGTACCTGGTGAACGACGCCGCCGTGCTGCTCGGCAAGCCCTACGTGTGGGGCTCGATCTTCCGGTTCGAGGGCCAGGTGAGCGTGTTCTGGGAGGACGCGCCGAACGGGAGGGGCCTGAACTACCGCGACCTCTACCCGGAGCCGCCGCCTCCCGGCATGGTGCCCTCCTGCGCCGAGGGCGGCGTGCTCGGTGTGCTCTGCGCCTCCATCGGCTCGATCATGGTGAACGAGGCGATCAAGCTGATCACCGGGATCGGCGAACCGCTGCTCGGCAGGCTGATCAGCTATGACGCGCTGGAGATGCGCTACCGCGAGGTCAAGGTCCGCAAGGATCCGGAAACCCCGAAGATCACCGAGCTGATCGACTACGAGGCGTTCTGCGGTGTGGTGAGCGACGAGGCACAGGATGCCGCCTCCGGGCACACCATCACCCCCGCCGAGCTGAAGGCCAAGTTCGACTCGGGTGAGGACTTCCAGCTGATCGACGTCCGCGAGCCGCACGAGTACGAGATCGTGAACATCAAGGGCGCCAAGCTGATCCCGAAGGACCGGATCCTCTCCGGTGAGGCGCTGGCCGAGCTGCCGCAGAACAAGCCGATCGTGCTGCACTGCAAGAGCGGTGGACGCTCGGCCGAGGCGCTGGCCGCGTTGCACCGGGCCGGGTTCTCCGACGCCAGCCACCTCGGTGGCGGGGTGCTGGCCTGGGCGAACCAGATCGACACCAGTCTGCCGACATACTGAGCGCGGCTGGGGCCGCGCCTGCCAGGGCGCGGCCCCGGCCGTGGATCGACTGGGGGAGACATCCATGAACTGGATCGCCGCGCATGCGCACCCGTTGCGCACGCTCGATCCGGAGGCGTCCCTGACCGACCTGCTGCCGCTGGGTGAACTCGTCGGTGACGCGACGATCGTCGCGCTCGGCACCGCGTCCCGGCTCACCACCGAGCTGTCCGCGGTCGCGCAGCGGATCCTGCGCGTGCTGGTCGAGTGGCACGGATTCCGCACACTGGCGCTGGAAGGCGACGAGCAGGCCAGCGTCGAGCTGGACCGGTATGTCCGTACCGGCGACGGTGACCTCACGGACCTGCTGTCCGGGGCACGATCGTTCTGGCGCACCGAGGAGATCCGCGCGGCCGTCCGGTGGGTACGGGAATTCAACCAGGCGCATCCCGAGGACCCGGTCCGGATCGCCCATCCCGAGCGGCCCGCCGATCCGGCGGCGCCACTGGGCAGCATGCCGGAGATCGAACGTGGACTGGCCGAGAACACACTCGCCTGGCAGCGGCGTACCGGGGACAAGATCGTCTACTGGGGCGGGATCGCGCACACCCTGACCCGGGACTCGCCGCCCGTGGAGCGTGTGAACATGGGCACCCGGCTGCGGGCTGAGTATGGGTGCCGGTACGTCTCGATCGGGCTGACCTTCCACCACGGCACCGGCGCACAGCCCGTACCCCCGCCGCCACCCGATCACGCCGAGGCGGCGCTCGGTGCGGCCGGGATCGACGCCTACTACCTCGATCTGCGGGCCGATCCGGACTCGCCCGCCCGCGCCTGGCTGGACGCGCCGACCAGGGCGCGGCTCATCGGCCCGCGTTACGATCCCGAGCTCTACCTCGACGGGGGATCGCTCGCCGAGTGGTTCGACGTGCTGGTGTACCTCACCGCAACCACTCCGTTCCATCCTTTGCCGTCCTGACGAAGCCGGTCACGGTAACGACGTCAGGTGGTTGTTCCTTCGTGGTGGAGGAGGTTGCGTCTGGGTCTTTGTTTCGGGTGCAGGAAGGTGGGTGGGATGAACTCTGGTAGCCCGTTGCGGATGCGGATGTGCCATTCGGTGTGGTGGATCAGGTTGTGGTGATGATGGGGGTATAGCAGTGTCAGGTTGTGTAGTGCGGTCGGGCCGCCGTTGGCCCACAAAGTTACGTGGTGTGCTTGGCATTGTTTGGGTTTGCGGCGGTGGCCGGGGAACGTGCACCCGTTGTCTCGCAGGATCAGGGCTCGGCGGATGGTGAGGGGGATGGTGCGGTGTTTCTGCCCGATGTTCAGGATCTCGCCGGTGCTGCCCAGTAGGGCGGGCGCCACGTAGGTATCGCAGGCTATGCGCCGGATCTGGGTGGCGGAGTGCGATTCCTGCCCGTGCAGGAGCCCGTGGCCGGTGCCGTGTTTGAGGTCGTCCGGGGTGATCGACACCATGACGGTGACGGGTTCGCCGGGTTCGGTGGGTCCGTCGTCCGGGCATCGGGCCGCGGCCCGGAGCATGTCGGCGGGCGCGTCGCCTTGCCGCTGGTGTTTGCTGCGCCGGTCGGGTTCCTCGGGGCTGCTGTGGGGCTTGGCGCGGGGTTCGATCAGGCCGGTCAGCAACGCCGCGGTCTCCGGGTCGAGTTCGAAGGTGCCGCGTAGCCGTCCACCCCGGGTGTCGCGCCAGTCCAGAAACCGGGCGGGCCGCGTCAGGTCGTGTTCGGTGGGTGGGTTTCCGTCCTGGTTCAGGCGGGCCACGATCTCTCGCCCCAGCGCGGTCACGGTGTGGGGTTCGTATTCCCGGGCGGCTGTGGTCAGCAGCGCCTCGGCGTGCTCGCGATCGGGCAGGCTCACCGGCTGCGGAAACCTGGCCATGGTGGCGCGGATGGCCTCCTCATGTTCGGGCCCGATCGCGCCCTCCGCCACGGCGGCACCCACCTCGGGCAGGTCCGGCTTCAGCGGGGTACCGGTGGGGCCGTGCCGGGCCACCGCTGTTCGGGCGTGCGTCACCCGTTGCCGGGCGTCATAAGCGTTGATGCGCAGGATCTCCCGCGCCAACACGGCCACATCCCGATACCCCCGCCGCCCGGCGGTGGTGCGGCCGTCCAACTCCGCCAGGACCGCCACCTCTCGGGCATAGTCCACCCGCCGCCGCTGTTCGATCTCGCCCAGCGCGGCCAGTAGTTCCTCCTCGCCCATGCGAGAGGTGTCGATGCCGAAAGTCCTGGTCACAAAGCCAGGATACCGCATACATCGACCACCCGTTCGACCACGATCGAGTGGTTTGTCGATTCGAGTGGTAGCCGTTCGTGGTCTGCACGCCGCTGGCATGCCGGACACCACCTTCGGCATTCCAGCGGGGCACGGGGACCGGTTCGCCCGCCCGTCGCCGCGTTCCGCGGGCAGCACCACGTACCAGGGGCCTCGACGGTTCGGCCGGTCGTTACCCTCCGGTGGTGAGGCCCTTGCTCACCACGTCAGACGGGATGGTTGATGAAGCACGTGCACTCCGGCAAGGTACGTGACCTGTACGAGCTGGACGGGGACATCCTGCTGGTGGCATCCGACCGGGTCTCGGTCTACGACGTGGTGCTACCCACCCCGATTCCGGACAAGGGCGCGTTGTTGACCCAGCTTTCGGTGTGGTGGTTCGACCAGCTCGCCGGGGTGGTGCCCAACCACCTGCTGTCCGCCATCGACGTGCCGCCGGAGTTCGCGGGCAGGGCGATCCGCTGCCGCCCGCTGACGATGATCGGCGTGGAGTGCATCGCCCGCGGCTACCTGACCGGCCTCGGGCTGCGCGAGTACCAGAAGTACGGCACGGTCTCCGGGGTCGAGTTGCCGGATGGCCTCGAGGAGGGCAGCAAGCTGCCTGCGCCGATTTTCACCCCGACCACGAAGGCCTCCGACGGCGGGCACGACGAGCCGATGACCTTCGCCGAGGTGGTGGACCAGGAAGGCAGGGAGACGGCGGAACGGCTGCGCGAGCTGACCCTGCGGATCTACACCCAGGGCGCCGAGCGGGCGGCGGCGCGCGGGATCATCGTCGCGGACACGAAGGTGGAGTTCGGCCGGGACGACCAGGGGGTGCTGACCCTCGGCGACGAGATACTCACCGCGGACTCCTCCCGGTTCTGGCCGGCCGACGAGTGGCAGCCCGGCAAGCCCCAGCAGTCCTTCGACAAGCAGTTCGTGCGGGACTGGAGCCTCAGCATGGGCTGGGACAAGACCCCGCCGGGACCGGAGCTGCCGGAGGAGATCGTGACCGCGACCCGGGAGCGCTACGTCGAGGTGTACGAGCGGATCACCGGCAGGGTCTGGTCGCCGCCCCGGCCCTGAACGCCTGTTCCCGCGCGGCCCACCGCGAGGATCTGCCGGAATGTGCCCGTCCCGGGTACCGTCTCGCCGTGGTCCCCTCCGCAGAGTGCCCGCCGGAGCATGTCGGCACGGCATTCGGCGTGAGCCTGGCGGGGGCTGAGCCGCTGCCGGACGGTCGCGGCTGGCTGTGCGGGCAGGTCGTGCTCAGCCCGGTCACCGACCGGGCACGGGCGGTATGGCTGGCCGGCACCCTCGCTGCCGTCGGGGCCGCACCGGACCTGCGGGTCGCCCGCCCGGTACGGGCCACGGACGGCCGCTGGCTGGTCGCGGGCTGGCGGGCGAGCCAGTACGTTTCCGGTGCCCCCGCGCACCGGCCGGACGACACCGTGCTCGCCGCGGTACGCCTGCACCAGGCCACGGTGGGCCTGCCGAGGCCGGACTTCCTCTCCCGCCGCACGGACATCTCCACCGAGGCGGAGCGGGCGGCCTGGGGCGAGCGCGAGCTCGAGTTGGACGAGCACAAGGGTGGTCGCTGGTTCGAGGTGCTGGCCGGGGCGCGCAGGCAGGTACCGGAGCCGGACCAACTGGTGCACCGGGAGCTGTTCGGCACGGCCCTTTTCGATGGCGACGCGTCACCGGGCATCGTGGACTTCATCCCCTGCTACCGCCCCGCCGACTGGGGCGCAGCGGTGGTCGCGATCGACGCGCTCGCGTGGGGCGGTGCCGATCCCGGGCTGCTGCGACGCTGGACACACCTGCCGCACTGGCCGCAGCTGCTGCTGCGCGCCGTGCTGTTCCGGCTGGCGCACCACGCGCTGGACCCGCGCTCCACCAGGGAGTCCCTGGATGGGCTGCTGGGCGCCGTGCGGCAGGTCAGCGACCTGGTGTAGCTCGCTCACCGGGAGCGCGGCCGACTGCCAGTGCAATGTCGCATGCCTGAAACACGCGGGCACTTTCGGGTAACACGAGCTACCTAACGTCGGGTACCGCCGCCGATGAGCTGGAGGTATCCGTGACGTTGACGGCGCCGTGCACGCGGCAGGTCACGACCGACGCCCGGGACCCCCGGGACACACACTGCCCGTACTGTGCCTTGCAGTGCGGGATGACGCTGTCCGGCGCCGAGCCGGTCGAGGTGCGCCCGCGCCGGTTCCCGGTGAACGACGGCGGGCTGTGCCAGAAGGGCTGGACCTCGGCCGCCCTGCTGGACTCCCCGGCCCGCCTCACCACCCCACTGGTCAGGGTGGACGGGCAACTGCGCCCGGCGAGCTGGGATGCCGCGCTGGACCTGATCGCCGCCCGGCTGAGCGAGATCAGGGCCCGGCACGGCGCGGACGGGGTCGCCGTCTTCGGCGGTGGTGGGCTCACCAACGAGAAGGCCTACCTGCTCGGCAAGTTCGCCAGGGTGGCGCTGGGCACCTCGCAGGTGGACTACAACGGCCGGTTCTGCATGTCCTCGGCGGCCGCCGCGGGTATCCGGGCGTTCGGCCTGGACCGCGGGCTGCCGTTCCCGGTCACCGACCTGGCAGGGGCCGACGCGGTACTGCTGGTCGGGGCCAACCCGGCGGAGACCATGCCGCCCTTCACCCAGCACCTGCGTGGCGCGATCCAGGCCGGCGGGTTGGTCGTGGTGGACCCGCGCCGGACGCCCACCGCGGAGCGGGCGAGCATGCATCTCGCGCCCGCCCCGGGCACCGATCTCGCGCTGTCGCTGGGAATCCTGCACGCCGTCGTCGCCCAAGGCCACCTCGACGAGTCCTACCTGGACAAACGGACCTCCGGTTTCGCCGAGGCGTGGCGGATCGTGGCGTCCTGGTGGCCGGAACGGGTCGAGCGGGTGACCGGGGTGTCCGCGGCCGACCAGCGCCGGGTCGCGGCCCGGCTGGCCGCCGCCCGCAATGCCTACGTGCTCACCGCGCGCGGCACCGAGCAGCACGCGGACGGCGTGAACATGGTGAGCGGCTGGATCAACCTGGCGCTGGCGCTCGGCCTTCCCGGCACGCCGGGCTCCGGCTACGGCTGCCTCACCGGGCAGGGCAACGGCCAGGGTGGCCGGGAACACGGGCAGAAGGCCGACCAGCTTCCCGGGTACCGCAAGCTGGACGACCCGGCGGCGCGGGAGCACGTGGCCGCGGTATGGGGCGTGTCCCCGGACTCGTTGCCGGGGCCGGGCCGATCGGCCTACGAACTGCTGGACGCGCTCGGCACCGAGGCCGGGCCGAAGGCGATGCTGGTCTTCGGCAGCAACGTGTCGGTGTCCGCGCCCCATTCGGGAAACGTCGCCGAGAGACTGTCCGCATTGGACTTTCTTGTGGTCGCCGACCTGGTGCTCTCGGAGACCGCGGCACTGGCCGACGTCGTGCTGCCGGTGACGCAGTGGGCCGAGGAGGACGGCACGATGACCAACCTGGAGGGTCGGGTCCTCCTGCGCCGCAAGGCGATCGACCCGCCTGACGAGGTACGCACCGATCTCGCGGTGCTCGCGGGGCTCGCCACCCGGCTCGGGCAACCGGTGGAGGCGTTCCCGGCCGACGCGGAAGCGGTGTTCACCGAGCTGCGCACGGCGTCGGCGGGTGGGGCCGCGGACTACTCCGGCATCAGCTACGACCGGCTGCGCGCCGGGGAGGCCCTGTACTGGCCGGTTCCCGGCGAGGACCATCCAGGGACCCCGCGAATGTTCCTGGACTCCTTCGCCCACCCGGACGGGCGCGCACGGTTCGTTCCGGTGGACCACACCGGCCCCGGCGAGCCGCCGGACGCCGAGTTCCCGTTGCAGGCCACCACCGGGCGGGTGCTGCAGCATTACCAGTCCGGCGCGCAGACCCGCCTGGTCGCGGAGCTGAACACCGTCGTGCCCGAGGCCTATGTCGAGCTGCACCCGGACACCGCCGCGCGGGCCGGGCTCGCCGAAGGCGACCTCGCCGAGATCACCTCGCGCCGGGGCAGCACCACCGCGCGGGTTCGGCGGGTGCCCTCGATGCGGCCCGACCTGGTTTTCCTGCCCTTTCACTTTCCCGGGGCACAGCGGGCGAACCTGCTCACCAATCCGGCGCTGGACCCGACCAGCCGGATGCCCGAGTTCAAGGTCTGCGCCGTCCGGATCTCCGCGAAGGAGGGTGCCCGATGAGCGCACGCAGGGTGGTCGTACTGGGGTACGGCATGGCGGGAGCACGGCTGGCAGAGGAGATCAGGCACCGCGACCCCGAGGGCGAGCGGGTCGCGCTCACCGTGCTGGGCGACGAGCCGCAACACGCCTACAACCGGGTACTGCTCTCCGCGGTGGTGGCCGGAACCATGAGCCAGGACACGGTGCGGCTGCACGATCCGGACTGGGCCACGCGGAACCGGGTGGACCTGCGGCTCGGGGTGTCCGCCATGGCCATCGACCGCGCCCGGCGCAGGGTCGACCTTTCTGACGGGTCCGAAGTGGACTATGACGCACTGGTGCTGGCCACCGGCGCGGCACCCTGGCTGCCCCCGGTGGAGGGGCTGCGTGCCGAGGACGGTGCGCTCGCGCCCGGCGCGGTGGCGTTCCGCACGCTGGAGGACTGCGAACGCATCCTGGACGCGGCCGCGGTGGGCGCGCCGGTCGCGGTGCTCGGCGGCGGGCTACTCGGGCTGGAAGCGGCTCGGGGGCTCGCCGGCCGGGGGAACCTGGTGACCGTGGTGCATCCGGTCGGCCATGTGATGGAGCGGCAGCTGGACCCGGAGGCGGGCCGGGTGCTCGCCGGCACGCTGGGCGCGAGCGGTATCGACTTCCGGCTCGGCGTCACCGCCGCGCGGTACCTGCCGGGCGACGGGCTGAAGCTGGCCGACGGCTCGCACGTGCAGGCCGACCTGGTGGTGGTCTCGGCCGGGGTGCGGCCGGAGATCGGGCCGGCACAGGGGGCCGGGCTGGCGGTGGACCGCGGGGTGCTGGTGGACGACGCGTTGCGCACCAGCGACGGCCGGATCCACGCCATCGGCGACTGTGCCCAGCATCCCGGCACCGTGTCCGGGCTGGTGCAGCCGGCCTGGGAGCAGGCAGCGGTACTGGCCGACCTGCTCACCGGGACGGACACCGCCTCCCGGTACCGGGGCACGGCCGTACTCACCCGGCTGAAGGCACGGGGCGTCGACCTGGCCTCGTTCGGCGAGACACAGACCGAGGTCACCGATCCTCAAGCCGAGGTGCTGTGCCTCACCGACCCCGCCCGCGGTAGGTACGCCAAACTCGTGGTGCGGGAAGGCAAGGCGACCGGCGGCATCCTGCTCGGGGTGCCCGACGCCGCGGCCACCGTGGTGCAGCTCTACGAACGCGGGGTCCCGCTGCCGGAGGACCGGCTCGCGGTGCTGCTCGGCAGGGCCCTGCCCGCCGCGGCGACCCCGGCCACCAGCCCGGCCGACCTGCCCGCGTCCGCCGTGGTCTGCCGATGCAACTCGGTGAGCAAGGGAAAGTTGGTCGAGGCCTGGCGTTCCGGAGCCACCTCGGTGTCCGAGCTGGTCACCACCACCCGGGCGAGCACCGGCTGCGGTAGCTGCCGGGACGCGGTATGCGGCATCGCCGACTGGCTGGCCGCCAGCTCCTGACTTCTTCCCGTTTCCCCGCGCGAGCACAAAGGAGATACCCCATGACCGTGGTAGCCGAAGAGCAGCACGCGGACGACACGAAGCGGTCTCGGAACGGGCGATGGATCGACCACTGGGAGCCGGAGGACCCGGAATTCTGGGAACGCGGCGGGAAACGCACCGCGTGGCGCAATCTCGGTTTCTCGATCCTGGCCGAGCACCTCGGATTCAACGTATGGATCCTGATGAGCATCGTCGTGGTCAGCCTCGGCGACGTGGGGATCGATTTCGGGGTGGGGCAGACCTTCTGGCTGCTCATCCTGCCGAACCTGGTCGGTTCGGCGTTGCGGGTGCCGTATACCTTCGCCATCCCGAAACTCGGTGGCCGGGCATGGACCACCATCAGCGCGTCCCTGCTGCTGATTCCCTGCGTACTGCTGGCGATCGCCGTCACCGCGCAGGCGCCGTACTGGTTCTTCCTGCTCACCGCGGCGGCGATGGGCTTCGGCGGTGGCAACTTCTCCTCCTCGATGGCGAACATCTCGTTCTTCTTCCCGGAGGGCAAGAAGGGACTCGCGCTCGGGCTGAACGCGGCGGGCGGCAACCTCGGCGTGGCGGTGACCCAGTTGTTCGTGCCGGTCGTGATCAGCATCGGCACCGGGATCACCCTTGCCTACGCCGCGTTGATGTGGATGCCGATGATCGTGCTGGCCGCGTCGTGCTCCTGGTTCTTCATGGACAGCCTCACCTCGGCCAAACCGGACGGCCGTTCCTACCGGCTGGCCATGGCCAACAAGCACACCTGGATCATGTCCTTCCTCTACATCGGAACGTTCGGATCCTTCATCGGATTCTCGTTCGCCTTCCCCTCCCTGATCAAGATCAGCTTCGTGGAGTTCGAGGGCTTCGTCGCGCTGGCCTTCCTCGGCGCACTGATCGGCTCGGTCACCCGGCCGCTCGGCGGCTGGCTGTCCGACCGGGTCGGCGGGGCACGGATCACCCTGCTGAACTTCGTCGGTATGGCGATCGGCACGGTCGGCGTGCTGATCAGCGTCGGCACGCGGAGCTTCGTCCTCTTCTTCGGCTCGTTCATCCTGCTGTTCGTGCTCACCGGGATCGGCAACGGCTCGACCTACCGGATGATCCCGATGATCTTCTCGGCGGAGGCCCGGCGCAGGGCGGGTGCGGCCGGCGAGGAAGTGATCAGGTCCGCCAAGCGGCAGGCCGGTGCCGTGGTCGGGGTCGCGGGCGCGATCGGTGCGTTCGGCGGGGTGCTGGTCAACCTGGTGTTCAAGTTCTCCCTGCAGGGCGAGGACAGGAGCCTCACCTCGGCGCTGATCGCGATCCTCGCTTACTACGCGGTGTGTGTCGCCACCACCTGGTGGTTCTACCTGCGCCGGAGTTTCGCGGTGGAGCGGGCGCCCAGCCTTGCCTACGCGGGGGTGTGAGCGATGGCACTCACTTCCGCACCATCGCTGAGCTGCGAGGGGAGTTCTCCGTAACACCGGTGCAACGCGCGGGCAGCGGCGCGGACATGAGCCATGGCGAGGATGAGAGCAGGAGGTAGCCGATGAGTCGAACGCTGGTGGTCGCCGGGAACGGGATGGTCGGGCACCGCCTGGTGGAAACCCTGCGGGCCGGTGACCCGGGGGGAACCTGGCGGGTGGTGGTACACGCCGAGGAGAACCGCGCCGCCTACGACCGTGTCGCGTTGTCGTCCTATGTGGATACATGGGATCCGGCGCGGCTCACCCTCGCGGGATCGGACTACGCCGGTGACGAGCTGGTCGAACTGCGGCTCGGCGACCCGGTGACCGGTATCGACACCGAACGCAGGACGATTGTCACCGCGGGCGGCGAGCGGCCCTACGACGCACTGGTGCTCGCCACCGGTTCTCGGCCGTTCGTTCCACCGGTGCCAGGGCACGACCTTCCCGGCTGCTTCGTGTACCGGACCATCGAGGACCTTGACGCCATCCGGGCGGCGGCCGAGCGGGCGCGGGCGGTCAACGGCCGCCCCGCCGCCATGGTGGTCGGCGGCGGGTTGCTCGGCCTGGAGGCCGCGAAGGCGTTGCGTGACATGGGGCTTTCCCCGCACGTGGTGGAGATGGCCCCGCGCCTGATGCCGCTGCAGGTGGACGAGGGTGGCGGCGCCCTGCTGCGCAGGCTGGTTGCCGAGCTGGACGTCACCGTGCACGCCGGCACCTCCACCGAGGAGATCAGCACCGACGGCGAGCGGATGCTGGCCAGGCTCGGCAACGGTACCGAGCTGGACGTCGACCTGGTGGTGTTCTCCGCGGGGGTGCGCCCGCGCGACGAGCTGGCCAGGGCGGGTGGACTGGCCGTGGCCGAGCGCGGCGGCGTCCTGGTGGACGGGGCCTGCCGCACCAGCGCGGCTGACGTCTACGCGATCGGCGAGTGCGCGGCCGTCGAGGGCCGCTGCTACGGCCTGGTCGCCCCCGGCTACTCGATGGCCGAACTGGTGGCGACGCGGTTGCTCGGCGGGCGGGACACCTTCCCCGGCGCCGACCTCTCCACCAAGCTCAAGCTGCTCGGCGTGGACGTCGCCAGTTTCGGCGACGCGCACGCCACCACCGAGGGCGCGCTGGAGGTCGTGTTCAACGACGCGATGTCCGGCACCTACAAGAAGCTCGTGGTCTCCGAGAACGGCACCGGTTCCGCCACCCTGCTCGGCGGGGT
Proteins encoded in this region:
- the moeZ gene encoding adenylyltransferase/sulfurtransferase MoeZ, with translation MSALPPLVEPAAELTKDEVARYSRHLIIPDVGMEGQKRLKNAKVLVIGAGGLGSPALLYLAAAGVGTLGVVDFDVVDESNLQRQVIHGQSDIDKPKAESARESVAEVNPFVQVRLHTEQLTSENALDIFRDYDLILDGTDNFATRYLVNDAAVLLGKPYVWGSIFRFEGQVSVFWEDAPNGRGLNYRDLYPEPPPPGMVPSCAEGGVLGVLCASIGSIMVNEAIKLITGIGEPLLGRLISYDALEMRYREVKVRKDPETPKITELIDYEAFCGVVSDEAQDAASGHTITPAELKAKFDSGEDFQLIDVREPHEYEIVNIKGAKLIPKDRILSGEALAELPQNKPIVLHCKSGGRSAEALAALHRAGFSDASHLGGGVLAWANQIDTSLPTY
- a CDS encoding erythromycin esterase family protein, whose translation is MNWIAAHAHPLRTLDPEASLTDLLPLGELVGDATIVALGTASRLTTELSAVAQRILRVLVEWHGFRTLALEGDEQASVELDRYVRTGDGDLTDLLSGARSFWRTEEIRAAVRWVREFNQAHPEDPVRIAHPERPADPAAPLGSMPEIERGLAENTLAWQRRTGDKIVYWGGIAHTLTRDSPPVERVNMGTRLRAEYGCRYVSIGLTFHHGTGAQPVPPPPPDHAEAALGAAGIDAYYLDLRADPDSPARAWLDAPTRARLIGPRYDPELYLDGGSLAEWFDVLVYLTATTPFHPLPS
- a CDS encoding phosphoribosylaminoimidazolesuccinocarboxamide synthase; this translates as MKHVHSGKVRDLYELDGDILLVASDRVSVYDVVLPTPIPDKGALLTQLSVWWFDQLAGVVPNHLLSAIDVPPEFAGRAIRCRPLTMIGVECIARGYLTGLGLREYQKYGTVSGVELPDGLEEGSKLPAPIFTPTTKASDGGHDEPMTFAEVVDQEGRETAERLRELTLRIYTQGAERAAARGIIVADTKVEFGRDDQGVLTLGDEILTADSSRFWPADEWQPGKPQQSFDKQFVRDWSLSMGWDKTPPGPELPEEIVTATRERYVEVYERITGRVWSPPRP
- a CDS encoding HNH endonuclease signature motif containing protein, whose translation is MTRTFGIDTSRMGEEELLAALGEIEQRRRVDYAREVAVLAELDGRTTAGRRGYRDVAVLAREILRINAYDARQRVTHARTAVARHGPTGTPLKPDLPEVGAAVAEGAIGPEHEEAIRATMARFPQPVSLPDREHAEALLTTAAREYEPHTVTALGREIVARLNQDGNPPTEHDLTRPARFLDWRDTRGGRLRGTFELDPETAALLTGLIEPRAKPHSSPEEPDRRSKHQRQGDAPADMLRAAARCPDDGPTEPGEPVTVMVSITPDDLKHGTGHGLLHGQESHSATQIRRIACDTYVAPALLGSTGEILNIGQKHRTIPLTIRRALILRDNGCTFPGHRRKPKQCQAHHVTLWANGGPTALHNLTLLYPHHHHNLIHHTEWHIRIRNGLPEFIPPTFLHPKQRPRRNLLHHEGTTT
- a CDS encoding molybdopterin oxidoreductase family protein translates to MTLTAPCTRQVTTDARDPRDTHCPYCALQCGMTLSGAEPVEVRPRRFPVNDGGLCQKGWTSAALLDSPARLTTPLVRVDGQLRPASWDAALDLIAARLSEIRARHGADGVAVFGGGGLTNEKAYLLGKFARVALGTSQVDYNGRFCMSSAAAAGIRAFGLDRGLPFPVTDLAGADAVLLVGANPAETMPPFTQHLRGAIQAGGLVVVDPRRTPTAERASMHLAPAPGTDLALSLGILHAVVAQGHLDESYLDKRTSGFAEAWRIVASWWPERVERVTGVSAADQRRVAARLAAARNAYVLTARGTEQHADGVNMVSGWINLALALGLPGTPGSGYGCLTGQGNGQGGREHGQKADQLPGYRKLDDPAAREHVAAVWGVSPDSLPGPGRSAYELLDALGTEAGPKAMLVFGSNVSVSAPHSGNVAERLSALDFLVVADLVLSETAALADVVLPVTQWAEEDGTMTNLEGRVLLRRKAIDPPDEVRTDLAVLAGLATRLGQPVEAFPADAEAVFTELRTASAGGAADYSGISYDRLRAGEALYWPVPGEDHPGTPRMFLDSFAHPDGRARFVPVDHTGPGEPPDAEFPLQATTGRVLQHYQSGAQTRLVAELNTVVPEAYVELHPDTAARAGLAEGDLAEITSRRGSTTARVRRVPSMRPDLVFLPFHFPGAQRANLLTNPALDPTSRMPEFKVCAVRISAKEGAR
- a CDS encoding MFS transporter gives rise to the protein MTVVAEEQHADDTKRSRNGRWIDHWEPEDPEFWERGGKRTAWRNLGFSILAEHLGFNVWILMSIVVVSLGDVGIDFGVGQTFWLLILPNLVGSALRVPYTFAIPKLGGRAWTTISASLLLIPCVLLAIAVTAQAPYWFFLLTAAAMGFGGGNFSSSMANISFFFPEGKKGLALGLNAAGGNLGVAVTQLFVPVVISIGTGITLAYAALMWMPMIVLAASCSWFFMDSLTSAKPDGRSYRLAMANKHTWIMSFLYIGTFGSFIGFSFAFPSLIKISFVEFEGFVALAFLGALIGSVTRPLGGWLSDRVGGARITLLNFVGMAIGTVGVLISVGTRSFVLFFGSFILLFVLTGIGNGSTYRMIPMIFSAEARRRAGAAGEEVIRSAKRQAGAVVGVAGAIGAFGGVLVNLVFKFSLQGEDRSLTSALIAILAYYAVCVATTWWFYLRRSFAVERAPSLAYAGV
- a CDS encoding FAD-dependent oxidoreductase, which codes for MSARRVVVLGYGMAGARLAEEIRHRDPEGERVALTVLGDEPQHAYNRVLLSAVVAGTMSQDTVRLHDPDWATRNRVDLRLGVSAMAIDRARRRVDLSDGSEVDYDALVLATGAAPWLPPVEGLRAEDGALAPGAVAFRTLEDCERILDAAAVGAPVAVLGGGLLGLEAARGLAGRGNLVTVVHPVGHVMERQLDPEAGRVLAGTLGASGIDFRLGVTAARYLPGDGLKLADGSHVQADLVVVSAGVRPEIGPAQGAGLAVDRGVLVDDALRTSDGRIHAIGDCAQHPGTVSGLVQPAWEQAAVLADLLTGTDTASRYRGTAVLTRLKARGVDLASFGETQTEVTDPQAEVLCLTDPARGRYAKLVVREGKATGGILLGVPDAAATVVQLYERGVPLPEDRLAVLLGRALPAAATPATSPADLPASAVVCRCNSVSKGKLVEAWRSGATSVSELVTTTRASTGCGSCRDAVCGIADWLAASS
- a CDS encoding TIGR02569 family protein yields the protein MVPSAECPPEHVGTAFGVSLAGAEPLPDGRGWLCGQVVLSPVTDRARAVWLAGTLAAVGAAPDLRVARPVRATDGRWLVAGWRASQYVSGAPAHRPDDTVLAAVRLHQATVGLPRPDFLSRRTDISTEAERAAWGERELELDEHKGGRWFEVLAGARRQVPEPDQLVHRELFGTALFDGDASPGIVDFIPCYRPADWGAAVVAIDALAWGGADPGLLRRWTHLPHWPQLLLRAVLFRLAHHALDPRSTRESLDGLLGAVRQVSDLV